In the genome of Patescibacteria group bacterium, one region contains:
- a CDS encoding MBL fold metallo-hydrolase: MIIRYWGVRGSIPSPLTGAKVREKILKALKIAQNDPSFGEQSESTLENWVDANLPFEVRSTYGGNTTCVEVRCGKTLIIIDMGTGLRELGSALMPETLEAKGLSGIILQSHVHWDHIQGLPFFNPLYMPKGVFKNKFIFYGGKEWDANLETVLKGQMDHPVFPVMFGELKHTGMEMEFHTIHDGWTITIQSDEGPIIIKARKLHHPQETFGYRITFNDKVFCFTTDHEPYGNDAIPVPLKDLVAGADLWTTDCQYSLDDYLGVGSVQKLNWGHSYPEYIAKVARAGSPLRIMTTHHDPAASDYKITELATFVETLCDIPTKAAYEGMEIAL, encoded by the coding sequence ATGATTATCCGGTACTGGGGAGTGCGGGGGTCCATCCCCTCGCCACTCACCGGCGCCAAGGTTCGCGAGAAAATTCTCAAGGCTCTGAAGATTGCCCAAAACGATCCGTCGTTTGGGGAACAATCGGAAAGTACTCTTGAGAATTGGGTTGATGCGAACCTCCCCTTCGAAGTGCGCTCTACCTATGGTGGCAACACCACTTGTGTGGAAGTGCGCTGCGGAAAGACTCTCATCATCATCGACATGGGCACGGGCTTGCGTGAACTGGGTTCCGCACTCATGCCCGAAACACTCGAAGCCAAAGGGCTCTCGGGAATAATTCTGCAAAGCCACGTTCACTGGGACCACATCCAGGGCCTGCCATTCTTCAACCCGCTCTACATGCCAAAGGGAGTGTTCAAGAACAAGTTCATCTTCTATGGCGGCAAGGAATGGGATGCGAATCTCGAAACGGTCCTGAAGGGACAAATGGATCACCCTGTATTCCCAGTCATGTTCGGTGAACTCAAGCATACTGGAATGGAAATGGAATTCCATACCATTCACGATGGCTGGACAATCACCATCCAGTCTGACGAGGGTCCGATCATCATCAAGGCACGCAAGCTCCATCACCCCCAGGAAACATTCGGCTATCGCATCACCTTCAATGACAAGGTATTCTGCTTCACCACCGACCATGAGCCCTACGGCAATGATGCCATTCCCGTCCCGCTCAAGGACCTGGTTGCTGGCGCAGATCTCTGGACGACCGATTGCCAGTACTCACTCGACGACTACCTTGGTGTCGGCAGCGTCCAGAAGCTCAACTGGGGACACTCCTATCCCGAGTACATCGCCAAAGTTGCCCGCGCAGGCTCACCGCTCCGCATCATGACAACACACCATGACCCTGCAGCATCAGACTACAAGATCACGGAACTCGCAACGTTCGTAGAAACGCTCTGCGATATCCCAACCAAAGCGGCATACGAAGGCATGGAGATTGCTCTGTAG
- a CDS encoding helix-turn-helix domain-containing protein, with amino-acid sequence MPNTEAILSKLGLSSSEQELYLTMSMQGALTASELMKATHMKRPTLYYALKQLEDKGLLHKVVAALGVTRFQAEQPEKLATLLELRQEEIKSLIADVHAWIPELKKKKELHEGLPAVSFYEGEQNMKIAIMETLYGRSRHIDSLAPNDNFFWQAGQPFSQKYIDQRRARNITTRNLWEQQLKPEIMLKSYKGLSQVKILPKTMHGKFRTTMFLYDDIVMYIASKKSGYVLMVKSREHYEMMKAMYDTLWEISKSVKLD; translated from the coding sequence ATGCCAAATACCGAAGCAATCCTTTCAAAATTGGGCCTATCATCTTCTGAGCAAGAACTCTACCTCACTATGAGCATGCAGGGCGCGCTTACGGCTAGCGAGCTTATGAAGGCAACCCATATGAAGCGCCCCACACTCTACTACGCCCTCAAACAGCTTGAAGATAAGGGACTGTTGCATAAGGTTGTAGCTGCACTTGGTGTCACGCGTTTTCAGGCGGAGCAGCCTGAAAAACTCGCAACACTACTTGAGTTGCGCCAAGAAGAAATAAAATCACTCATCGCAGATGTGCATGCATGGATTCCGGAACTCAAAAAGAAAAAAGAACTGCATGAAGGCTTGCCGGCCGTATCGTTTTATGAGGGCGAGCAGAATATGAAAATTGCCATTATGGAAACACTCTATGGGCGTTCGCGCCATATCGATTCCCTGGCGCCTAATGATAATTTTTTTTGGCAAGCCGGGCAGCCGTTTTCTCAAAAGTATATTGATCAACGCCGTGCAAGAAATATTACAACACGAAATCTCTGGGAGCAGCAGCTTAAGCCGGAAATCATGCTGAAATCATACAAAGGACTTTCTCAAGTAAAAATATTGCCCAAAACAATGCATGGGAAATTTCGAACAACAATGTTTCTCTATGACGATATAGTTATGTATATTGCAAGCAAAAAAAGCGGCTACGTACTTATGGTGAAATCACGAGAGCATTATGAGATGATGAAAGCGATGTATGATACGCTGTGGGAAATCTCAAAATCAGTGAAACTTGATTAG
- a CDS encoding NUDIX domain-containing protein → MYENPRPSSGLIFFTDRNEILLLKRSREPRSGAWGIPAGFVDQQESFEESAVREVREELGIYLKTMTYFRSYADIYDYQGVTLPILTAIFCAQLAHDVQIKLDAENSEYAFFKFEDIPFHNFGFQSHSQSIHDFINEKNKII, encoded by the coding sequence GTGTACGAAAACCCAAGACCATCAAGCGGACTTATTTTTTTTACCGATAGAAATGAAATCCTTCTATTAAAACGTTCAAGAGAACCTCGTTCTGGTGCATGGGGTATTCCCGCTGGTTTTGTAGATCAACAGGAGAGTTTTGAAGAATCCGCAGTACGAGAAGTTCGTGAAGAGCTTGGAATATATTTAAAAACGATGACATATTTTCGATCATATGCTGATATTTATGATTATCAGGGAGTCACACTCCCTATTTTGACAGCAATTTTTTGTGCACAACTTGCTCATGATGTGCAGATTAAGCTTGACGCTGAAAATTCTGAATATGCATTTTTTAAGTTTGAAGATATTCCTTTTCATAACTTCGGATTTCAAAGCCACTCACAATCAATCCATGATTTTATAAATGAAAAGAATAAAATAATATGA
- a CDS encoding HIT family protein has translation MNQTILAFGYPKTLLKEYTYWVVMLRPQQITIGSLIVAAKSDVTKLGDLEKEAWLEFSGVAREMEELLTRVFDAEKFNYLALMMKDPNPHFHFVPRYSKPVVFNGKEYIDADWPLKTELRALDLSSDEFLLIMNALKKA, from the coding sequence ATGAATCAGACAATACTTGCTTTCGGGTATCCTAAAACATTGTTAAAGGAATATACTTATTGGGTTGTAATGCTTCGTCCACAACAGATCACAATAGGCTCTCTCATAGTGGCAGCGAAGTCAGATGTTACTAAACTCGGAGATCTTGAGAAAGAAGCGTGGTTGGAATTTTCTGGAGTAGCTCGCGAGATGGAAGAATTACTTACTCGCGTATTTGACGCAGAAAAGTTTAATTATCTTGCACTTATGATGAAGGATCCTAATCCTCATTTTCATTTCGTACCACGATATTCAAAGCCAGTAGTATTTAACGGTAAAGAATATATTGATGCGGATTGGCCTCTTAAAACTGAGCTAAGGGCGCTTGACTTATCAAGTGATGAATTCTTGTTAATTATGAATGCACTGAAGAAAGCATAA
- a CDS encoding D-alanine--D-alanine ligase family protein, with protein MNEKIKVGIIYGGKSAEHEVSLESAKSIISAIDKEKYDITPILVDKSGKWSLDGGQHVVLVPQGNGGLINLDTQQSEGKLDVAFPILHGPFGEDGTMQGLLKLANIPFVGASVLGSAVGMDKDVMKRLLRDAGIPIAHFMTITEKTIPTYEEVVKEFGSLVFVKPANLGSSVGVNKASDQLSFEKAIHEAFQYDRKSIIEEYVEGREMECSVLGNDDPIASVPGEVIPTHDFYSYDAKYVDEHGATFDIPAKVSDEVTKKIQDLAIQTYKTLCCEGMARVDFFLKSDGEVIVNEINTIPGFTPISMYPKMWEASKISSTQLIDQLIQLAFDRFEKEKKLITSYEA; from the coding sequence ATGAATGAAAAGATAAAAGTTGGAATTATTTATGGTGGAAAATCTGCAGAACATGAAGTGTCGTTGGAATCAGCGAAGAGTATTATCAGCGCTATTGATAAAGAAAAATACGATATTACACCCATCTTGGTAGACAAAAGTGGTAAGTGGTCCTTAGATGGAGGTCAACATGTCGTTCTCGTTCCGCAGGGTAATGGAGGACTTATTAATTTGGATACTCAACAATCGGAAGGGAAGTTGGACGTTGCCTTTCCGATACTCCATGGACCCTTTGGAGAAGATGGCACAATGCAGGGCTTGCTTAAACTTGCGAATATCCCCTTTGTAGGCGCGAGTGTCTTAGGTTCGGCCGTTGGCATGGATAAGGACGTGATGAAAAGATTGCTTAGAGATGCGGGAATACCGATAGCGCATTTTATGACTATCACCGAGAAGACCATTCCGACATACGAAGAGGTTGTCAAAGAGTTCGGATCATTGGTATTTGTGAAGCCGGCAAATCTTGGTTCTTCGGTAGGCGTAAATAAGGCTAGTGATCAACTGTCGTTTGAAAAAGCGATTCACGAAGCTTTTCAGTACGATAGAAAAAGTATCATAGAGGAATATGTAGAGGGTAGGGAGATGGAATGTTCCGTTCTGGGAAACGACGATCCGATCGCTTCTGTTCCTGGGGAAGTTATTCCAACTCATGATTTTTATTCATATGATGCTAAATATGTTGACGAACATGGCGCGACGTTTGATATTCCTGCAAAAGTGTCTGATGAAGTTACAAAAAAGATCCAGGATCTAGCCATACAAACATATAAAACACTTTGTTGTGAGGGTATGGCGCGCGTTGATTTTTTTCTGAAATCCGATGGAGAAGTGATCGTGAATGAGATCAATACCATCCCCGGATTTACGCCTATCAGTATGTATCCAAAAATGTGGGAAGCGAGCAAAATCTCATCAACTCAGCTTATTGACCAACTGATACAATTGGCTTTCGATCGTTTTGAAAAGGAAAAGAAATTAATAACATCGTATGAAGCCTAA
- the rhuM gene encoding RhuM family protein — MENDNQVVIYTEDNGSTRLEVTFRDETVWLNLNQIAKLFGRDKSVISRHLSSIFKEKELDRRSTVAKNATVQIEQGREVVRQIEYFNLDAIISVGYRVNSKQATQFRMWATDTLKEHILKGYTVNENRLRDNQALKLKELEKTVSLLQGVIRSKILNDIVGHKLAFERMIYGIEA, encoded by the coding sequence ATGGAAAATGATAACCAAGTAGTCATTTATACAGAAGACAATGGCTCAACTCGCCTTGAAGTTACTTTTCGAGACGAAACAGTTTGGCTTAATCTTAATCAAATTGCCAAACTTTTTGGACGCGATAAATCCGTCATTTCGCGACATCTATCTTCTATTTTTAAAGAGAAGGAGCTAGATCGAAGGTCAACTGTTGCAAAAAATGCAACAGTTCAAATTGAACAAGGAAGAGAAGTTGTTCGTCAAATAGAGTATTTTAACCTTGATGCAATTATATCAGTTGGATATAGGGTTAATTCAAAACAAGCAACGCAATTTCGAATGTGGGCTACAGACACCTTAAAAGAACATATCTTGAAGGGGTATACAGTTAATGAAAACCGCCTTAGGGACAACCAAGCATTAAAACTGAAGGAACTTGAAAAAACAGTATCATTACTTCAGGGAGTTATCCGCTCAAAAATACTTAATGATATCGTTGGTCACAAACTTGCTTTCGAAAGGATGATATATGGTATCGAGGCATGA
- a CDS encoding aminoglycoside 6-adenylyltransferase translates to MVSRHEIIQKLTDGLKKNPHVFALWLEGADSNNTVDKFSDIDVWLDVKDGKEREVFRSIKKILQKLGPTTLLGFLDNPNPDIFTRAYHLDNTPPTLLIDICVQRHSRNFVFIKEHTHERPKILFDKCTVIQYKKLNAAEEKCIQQKRIEFLKSALRQKGRIIAKIKRKDFLEALAYYHKWALAPLVELLRIRYAPLKREYHLKHASRDLPKRVVAQLEDLYKVASVKDIQSKLSKACKLFYQTLKK, encoded by the coding sequence ATGGTATCGAGGCATGAAATTATACAGAAATTGACCGATGGCTTAAAAAAGAATCCGCACGTTTTCGCATTGTGGCTTGAAGGCGCTGATTCAAATAATACTGTTGATAAATTCTCCGACATCGATGTTTGGCTTGATGTAAAAGATGGTAAAGAACGAGAAGTGTTTCGGTCTATCAAAAAGATTTTGCAAAAGCTTGGTCCGACAACCCTCTTGGGCTTTCTTGATAATCCCAACCCCGATATTTTCACACGGGCATATCATCTTGATAATACTCCCCCAACACTTCTTATAGATATTTGCGTTCAGCGCCATAGCCGTAATTTTGTTTTTATTAAAGAACATACGCATGAGCGTCCCAAAATACTTTTTGATAAGTGCACTGTGATACAGTATAAGAAGCTTAACGCAGCTGAAGAAAAGTGCATACAACAAAAGAGAATAGAGTTTCTTAAAAGTGCACTACGGCAAAAAGGGAGGATTATTGCTAAGATAAAACGCAAGGACTTCCTTGAAGCCCTTGCATACTATCACAAATGGGCACTTGCACCCTTAGTGGAACTTTTACGCATCCGATATGCGCCATTAAAGCGAGAATATCATCTTAAGCATGCTTCACGCGACCTCCCAAAGCGCGTTGTCGCACAACTTGAAGATCTCTACAAAGTAGCATCAGTAAAAGATATTCAATCAAAGCTTAGTAAAGCCTGTAAGCTTTTCTATCAAACCCTAAAAAAATAA
- a CDS encoding Ldh family oxidoreductase produces MIIKLEDLKAVAKKAILNYGYSESEAIVMLDVMLYAQMRGNNQGVVKLIGKGIPKSAATRPIVVEKETALSAFFDGGQNHAMVAVKYVVDVAISKAKKCGIAVVGIHQLNTSSGALGYYARSIADSGLVGMVMCGSMETVAAAGSSQAIFGTNPFAIAVPTATQPMVFDMTTSAMAFFGVVQADTAGVPLPEGIAYDKEGSPTTKASDVLAGGALKSFDGSHKGSGLSMMIQALTGPLLHSYFTGIGDVGSNWAGHLIVAFDPELLGGLASLKEGVSQMIEKVKATKKLPNVDEIFVPGEKGDRLTQAILQSGEIEIEDNLYNELRKIAA; encoded by the coding sequence ATGATCATAAAACTTGAAGATTTGAAAGCGGTTGCCAAAAAAGCGATCTTGAACTATGGATATTCGGAAAGCGAAGCAATTGTTATGCTTGACGTGATGCTTTACGCTCAAATGCGTGGCAACAATCAGGGAGTAGTGAAGCTTATTGGCAAGGGGATTCCGAAATCTGCAGCCACTCGTCCCATTGTAGTAGAAAAAGAAACAGCTTTGTCAGCTTTTTTTGATGGTGGCCAAAACCATGCCATGGTCGCTGTGAAATATGTAGTTGACGTGGCGATTTCAAAAGCAAAGAAATGCGGTATCGCAGTGGTAGGTATTCATCAGCTCAATACCTCATCGGGTGCACTTGGGTACTATGCGCGTTCAATCGCAGACTCTGGATTGGTTGGAATGGTGATGTGCGGTTCTATGGAAACAGTCGCAGCAGCAGGTTCTTCCCAGGCAATTTTTGGAACTAACCCATTTGCGATTGCAGTGCCTACAGCTACACAGCCCATGGTGTTTGATATGACGACTTCCGCAATGGCATTTTTTGGTGTTGTGCAAGCCGATACTGCCGGAGTGCCTCTTCCTGAAGGAATCGCATATGACAAAGAAGGAAGTCCAACTACAAAAGCATCAGATGTGCTTGCCGGAGGAGCGCTTAAGTCTTTTGACGGAAGTCATAAGGGTTCAGGCCTTTCGATGATGATCCAGGCGCTTACCGGACCGCTTCTCCATTCGTATTTTACTGGTATTGGTGATGTTGGAAGTAATTGGGCAGGACATTTGATCGTAGCATTTGATCCAGAGCTTTTAGGTGGTCTTGCGTCGCTTAAAGAAGGCGTAAGTCAGATGATAGAAAAAGTAAAAGCAACAAAAAAATTGCCAAATGTTGATGAAATTTTTGTACCAGGTGAGAAGGGAGATAGGCTTACTCAGGCCATACTCCAATCAGGTGAGATAGAAATTGAAGATAATCTTTATAATGAACTTAGAAAAATAGCTGCATAA
- the pncB gene encoding nicotinate phosphoribosyltransferase, with product MHLTIRSEPIIQSLLDIDFYKFTMGQLIFLKHGKRRVTFSLTNRTRSVKLGNVIDIQRLRQELDHVRTLSLSNDEIEYLRTLSLNGVKLFRKKYLAFLSTLKLGSYRLDVEKNGTLTLTFSGPWAEVTYWETIALSILSELYSESLCDSLTEDEKCTRIEEGKKRLDDKIAIIKGNEFIVFSDFGTRRRFSKEWQEYVVRTLAASLPTSQFIGTSNVYLAKKYGLKAIGTNAHELSMVYASLGNDLVATQQELLDDWYDLYGSALSTALTDTYGSPFFFREVFTKERAVQWKGTRQDSGDPAEYGEQVVALYAFYGIDAREKLIVFSDGLDVKAMNALAKQFATRIMFVFGWGTNLTNDLGFKALSLVIKATEADGISLVKLSDNIEKAIGDPERVEWFKQQSGYTTTFRQKCVY from the coding sequence ATGCACCTTACAATTCGTTCTGAACCAATCATACAATCGCTTCTTGACATTGACTTCTATAAGTTCACGATGGGGCAGCTTATCTTCTTAAAGCACGGCAAACGACGCGTCACATTTTCGCTGACCAATAGAACTCGGTCGGTGAAGCTGGGCAACGTCATTGACATCCAACGTTTGCGGCAAGAGCTTGACCACGTCCGCACTCTCTCGCTGTCTAATGATGAAATCGAATACCTCAGAACTCTTTCTCTCAATGGCGTAAAGCTCTTCAGGAAGAAGTATCTTGCCTTCCTTTCGACACTCAAACTGGGGAGTTACCGGCTTGATGTCGAAAAAAACGGAACGCTTACGCTCACGTTCAGCGGCCCATGGGCAGAAGTAACGTATTGGGAAACAATCGCTCTTTCGATTCTTTCTGAGCTGTATAGTGAATCACTGTGTGATTCACTCACTGAAGATGAGAAATGCACTCGTATCGAAGAAGGGAAAAAGCGCCTTGACGATAAGATTGCGATTATTAAAGGAAATGAATTCATTGTCTTCTCGGATTTTGGAACGCGGCGCAGATTCAGCAAAGAATGGCAGGAGTATGTTGTCCGTACGCTTGCAGCCTCTCTACCAACTTCGCAATTCATCGGAACTTCGAATGTGTATCTTGCAAAGAAATATGGACTCAAAGCCATTGGGACCAATGCACATGAACTTTCGATGGTGTATGCATCGCTTGGCAATGATCTTGTCGCAACTCAGCAAGAATTGCTTGACGACTGGTACGATCTCTACGGATCAGCACTCTCTACGGCGCTCACCGATACCTATGGTTCGCCATTCTTCTTCCGTGAAGTATTCACCAAAGAACGTGCTGTGCAATGGAAGGGCACCCGCCAAGACTCCGGTGATCCGGCAGAATATGGAGAACAGGTCGTCGCACTGTATGCATTCTACGGGATCGATGCACGAGAAAAGCTCATCGTATTCTCTGACGGTCTTGATGTGAAAGCGATGAATGCCCTTGCCAAACAATTCGCAACGCGCATCATGTTCGTCTTCGGCTGGGGAACCAACCTCACCAATGACCTGGGATTCAAAGCTCTCTCATTGGTGATCAAGGCTACCGAAGCTGATGGAATCTCCCTTGTAAAGCTCTCCGACAACATCGAGAAAGCCATCGGCGATCCCGAGCGTGTAGAATGGTTCAAGCAACAGTCCGGCTACACAACCACGTTCAGACAAAAATGCGTGTACTAG
- a CDS encoding nicotinamidase: MKTSTNPALPIPPLFEAKNAENWGYNPSSQKVFEEAERWRAAHTIAPVKKSRIHVLGIDLQKDFCFPEGSLYVGARSGRGAIDDNVRFAEFIYRNLGVIDDITLTLDTHYPFQIFFPSFWLKEDGSHPSPHTMITVQEIRQGIYRPNPAVANWIAGDANPSAVMAFLNHQVEHYCAELEKSGKYTLYLWPYHCLLGTEGHALTGVINEARLFHAFARGRQSLLEIKGGHPLTENYSVFKPEVTTRYDGAPLTEGLNTKLLLKLTNADMLIIAGQAASHCVKSSIDDLLDDIMARDRSLAEKVYILRDCTSAVVVPGVVDYTVQAESSLDRYAKAGMHVVLSTDPMDTWK; this comes from the coding sequence ATGAAGACATCGACCAATCCCGCACTCCCCATCCCACCACTCTTCGAGGCGAAGAATGCCGAGAATTGGGGATACAACCCCTCGTCCCAGAAAGTCTTCGAAGAGGCCGAGCGCTGGCGCGCTGCTCACACCATCGCGCCCGTGAAAAAGTCGCGGATTCACGTCCTCGGCATCGACCTCCAGAAGGACTTCTGCTTCCCGGAAGGCTCCCTCTACGTGGGGGCCCGCAGCGGCCGGGGTGCGATCGATGACAACGTCCGCTTCGCGGAATTCATCTATCGCAATCTCGGCGTCATCGACGACATCACCCTCACCCTCGATACGCACTACCCCTTCCAGATCTTCTTCCCGTCGTTCTGGCTGAAGGAAGACGGCTCGCACCCGTCCCCCCACACCATGATCACGGTGCAAGAGATCCGGCAGGGCATCTATCGTCCCAATCCGGCTGTTGCCAACTGGATCGCCGGAGATGCGAACCCAAGCGCAGTGATGGCGTTCCTGAATCACCAGGTGGAGCACTACTGCGCCGAACTCGAAAAGTCCGGCAAGTACACTCTTTACCTCTGGCCCTACCACTGCCTGCTCGGCACGGAAGGGCATGCCCTCACCGGCGTGATCAATGAAGCGAGGCTTTTCCACGCGTTCGCGCGCGGCCGGCAATCGCTTCTGGAAATCAAGGGCGGGCACCCGCTCACCGAGAACTACTCCGTGTTCAAACCTGAAGTGACGACTCGCTACGACGGCGCGCCGCTCACGGAAGGCCTCAACACCAAGCTCCTCCTCAAGCTCACGAACGCTGACATGCTCATCATCGCAGGACAGGCTGCAAGCCACTGCGTGAAGAGCTCCATCGACGATCTGCTCGACGACATCATGGCGCGCGACCGTTCGCTCGCCGAGAAGGTGTACATCCTTCGGGATTGCACCTCCGCCGTCGTCGTGCCGGGAGTCGTGGACTATACGGTCCAGGCGGAAAGTTCGCTAGACCGCTATGCCAAAGCGGGCATGCACGTGGTTCTCTCGACCGATCCCATGGATACCTGGAAGTAA
- a CDS encoding protein phosphatase 2C domain-containing protein translates to MSTTKTFLESHLPFTFAHASVTGRDHIRSGKNNHDGFCVIHQHNATIAVVTDGCGSGSQHENTTNHNEIGAVLGARLVCSEVLRALNNYAPESQHLLFDHQNHWEWREGIPGRVCVKLSALITSMEVEDRAIFVQDHLLFTIVGVLMTATHAAFFSLGDGAMVINGEHLPLEIAEANSPPYLAYRLVKTSLPPQSLILTVNRVIATNDLHHFLLATDGIAHLQRHESDMLPGTDSPIGPVSQFWTEERYVMNRDALRRRLSAIATDVVRMNNLGTAIARNPGLLPDDTTVILGKRNEVCEQ, encoded by the coding sequence ATGTCTACGACAAAAACCTTTCTTGAATCACACCTACCTTTCACATTTGCCCATGCATCAGTAACGGGACGTGATCACATACGATCGGGAAAAAACAATCATGATGGTTTCTGTGTCATACATCAACACAACGCAACTATAGCGGTCGTAACAGATGGGTGCGGCAGTGGTAGTCAACATGAAAATACTACTAACCACAATGAAATTGGCGCAGTGCTTGGTGCGCGCCTTGTATGCAGTGAAGTTCTGCGCGCGCTCAACAACTACGCTCCGGAAAGCCAACATCTCCTCTTTGATCACCAAAATCACTGGGAATGGCGCGAGGGAATACCGGGGCGTGTCTGTGTAAAACTCTCTGCACTTATCACCAGTATGGAAGTGGAGGATCGTGCAATCTTTGTGCAGGACCATCTCCTCTTCACGATTGTCGGTGTTCTCATGACAGCAACCCATGCTGCGTTCTTTTCGCTTGGCGATGGCGCAATGGTAATAAATGGCGAACACCTACCGCTCGAAATAGCGGAAGCAAATTCGCCGCCCTACCTAGCTTATCGTCTCGTGAAAACATCTCTGCCACCACAATCGCTCATTCTCACTGTCAACCGAGTGATAGCAACCAATGATCTTCATCATTTCCTTCTTGCAACAGATGGAATAGCCCACCTGCAGCGCCATGAATCCGACATGCTTCCGGGAACCGATTCACCTATCGGACCAGTCAGTCAATTCTGGACTGAGGAACGCTACGTGATGAATCGTGATGCGCTTCGACGCCGACTTTCTGCGATAGCAACAGATGTTGTCCGCATGAATAATCTCGGAACAGCAATTGCAAGAAATCCAGGGTTGCTGCCGGATGATACGACGGTGATTCTGGGAAAAAGAAACGAGGTATGCGAGCAATGA
- a CDS encoding NUDIX domain-containing protein, protein MLDTKYMPIAPLKQFVHAILATDIVIFTIQNGQLKVLLIKMTRQPYVNMWAIPGGLITPDESADEAALRHLRAKTNVKDVYLEQLYTFGRVDRDPRGRVVSVAYFALIPSTNVSLKTTADYAGIDWFPIKKLPSLAYDHSEIISRAIDRLKSKLAYSTISYSLLSKEFTLSELQSVYEVILGRKLDKRNFRKKILSLGLIRATGKKRRGTANRPAELYTFKKRIPEFVDIL, encoded by the coding sequence ATGTTAGACACTAAGTATATGCCCATCGCACCACTCAAACAATTTGTCCACGCAATACTTGCAACTGATATCGTCATCTTTACCATCCAGAATGGCCAACTCAAAGTACTGCTTATCAAAATGACACGGCAACCCTATGTCAACATGTGGGCCATACCCGGCGGACTTATTACGCCGGACGAATCAGCCGACGAGGCAGCCCTCCGCCATCTCCGAGCAAAAACAAACGTCAAAGACGTCTACCTCGAGCAGCTCTATACATTTGGCCGTGTAGACCGTGACCCTCGCGGACGCGTAGTATCCGTCGCCTACTTTGCACTCATACCAAGCACCAATGTGTCATTAAAAACGACAGCTGATTATGCAGGAATTGATTGGTTTCCCATCAAAAAACTTCCTTCGCTAGCCTATGACCATAGTGAAATCATCTCACGAGCAATCGATCGCCTCAAAAGCAAACTTGCCTATAGCACCATCAGTTATAGCCTTCTATCTAAAGAATTCACACTCAGCGAACTGCAATCGGTATATGAAGTGATTCTCGGCCGCAAGCTTGACAAGCGAAACTTTCGCAAAAAAATACTCTCACTAGGTCTTATCCGCGCAACAGGAAAGAAACGCCGAGGCACGGCAAACCGCCCCGCAGAACTCTATACCTTCAAAAAACGCATTCCCGAATTTGTAGATATTCTCTGA